A region of Allocoleopsis franciscana PCC 7113 DNA encodes the following proteins:
- a CDS encoding tetratricopeptide repeat protein: protein MNEQLINALLEDLKNPDEDVRNQATEELWRIWFQQKGQYGFERLERSQTLFTAGNVKQAEALLTQLIDDLPDFAEAWNRRAVLYYLLGEYQKSQADCLEVLKLNPVHFGALHGLGLCYAALGQYRAAIQAFRKALAIQPYALVNQKLILECTARLS, encoded by the coding sequence ATGAATGAACAATTAATTAATGCTTTATTAGAAGACTTGAAAAATCCTGACGAGGACGTTCGCAATCAGGCAACAGAAGAACTATGGCGTATCTGGTTTCAGCAAAAGGGACAATATGGGTTTGAGCGCCTCGAACGTAGTCAAACTCTGTTTACTGCCGGGAATGTGAAGCAGGCTGAAGCGTTGCTCACCCAACTGATTGACGATCTCCCCGATTTCGCCGAAGCCTGGAATAGACGCGCTGTTCTTTACTACCTCCTAGGAGAATATCAAAAGTCGCAGGCGGATTGCCTGGAAGTTCTCAAGCTCAATCCAGTTCATTTTGGCGCACTGCATGGTCTGGGTTTATGCTATGCCGCCTTGGGACAGTATAGAGCCGCCATCCAAGCGTTTCGCAAAGCTCTAGCTATTCAGCCTTATGCTTTGGTCAATCAAAAATTGATTCTCGAATGTACCGCGCGGTTGAGTTAA
- a CDS encoding glycosyl hydrolase: MKKFNWLGIVFITIVVIIFTLTHQIFFPVGLKGVEAFGHPGICPTWSPANLTVLGTAANPTSQVWFTGFDGILGEVFYPEVDTPATVDWQFLVGDANHTWVDEEKRDTTHQVTLNNLHSLSWTITNTAKNRLDQIQKTIFTDPNRNTLIQQVTFTALKGTLRDFHLYTLYHPALDNQGRSTTGYSTTYNKQKKLVAKNSTQGHVSALVQEGSSRSVLRRSRKKAEGKDACTLSFLTFLNGLRRMTIYFGFLKAVKIPYEQSP; the protein is encoded by the coding sequence GTGAAGAAATTTAATTGGTTGGGAATTGTCTTCATTACTATTGTGGTGATTATATTCACCCTGACCCATCAAATTTTTTTCCCAGTTGGTCTCAAGGGTGTTGAAGCCTTTGGTCATCCAGGGATTTGTCCAACTTGGTCGCCCGCAAATCTCACCGTCCTTGGCACTGCCGCTAATCCCACTTCCCAAGTTTGGTTTACAGGTTTTGACGGCATCCTCGGAGAGGTATTTTACCCTGAAGTAGACACACCAGCTACAGTAGACTGGCAATTTTTAGTAGGGGATGCGAATCATACCTGGGTTGATGAAGAAAAGCGGGATACTACTCATCAGGTTACTTTAAATAATTTACATTCGCTCTCTTGGACTATCACGAATACGGCTAAAAATCGCCTGGACCAAATTCAAAAAACAATTTTTACCGACCCCAACCGTAATACTTTAATCCAGCAGGTAACCTTCACTGCCTTAAAGGGTACGTTGAGAGATTTCCACCTTTATACTCTGTATCATCCTGCTCTGGATAATCAGGGACGCTCCACTACAGGTTACAGCACGACCTACAACAAACAAAAGAAGCTGGTTGCGAAAAACTCAACTCAGGGTCATGTTTCTGCACTAGTGCAAGAAGGCAGTTCGCGTAGCGTTCTCCGTAGGAGTAGAAAGAAGGCAGAAGGTAAGGACGCTTGTACACTAAGCTTTTTAACCTTTTTGAACGGATTAAGGAGGATGACAATCTACTTTGGATTCCTTAAAGCCGTTAAGATTCCTTATGAACAATCACCCTAA
- a CDS encoding glycosyltransferase family 4 protein, with protein sequence MPINPTPKKSLRLLFVSNPIGPLGSGLGGGVELTLRNIATEQIRRGHSLTIVATKGSTAWGMPLVEIAGNPQISAQTQGRDAPIIIPASSVLANMWDYARQVQTDYDLIVNFAYDWLPFYLTPFLTIPVAHLVSMGSLTEAMDGIIEQVVTQFPGTIGVHSLAQAETFSFANRCRCVKNGIDLSFYDFCAEPAPWIGWVGRIAPEKGLQDAVAASELTGIPLKIMGFLQDELYWQQILQDYPNAPVQYEGFLSTDELQKRLRQCRALLMTPRWVEAFGNVAIEALACGVPVIAYRRGGPAEIVEDGKSGFLVEPDSVERLVDALEKLDTIDRHACRQRVEAEYSNQAMGDRMEQWFSDICSKVNKL encoded by the coding sequence ATGCCCATTAATCCAACGCCTAAAAAGTCCCTCAGGCTACTCTTTGTCTCTAACCCCATTGGCCCTTTAGGTTCAGGATTAGGAGGTGGCGTTGAGCTCACCTTACGGAACATTGCCACAGAACAAATACGGCGGGGTCATTCCCTAACGATTGTTGCTACCAAAGGGTCTACCGCTTGGGGAATGCCGCTGGTTGAAATTGCTGGAAATCCACAAATCAGCGCTCAAACTCAAGGACGAGACGCACCCATCATCATCCCTGCGTCTTCGGTGTTGGCAAATATGTGGGATTATGCGCGACAGGTGCAAACCGACTATGACTTAATTGTCAACTTCGCTTATGATTGGTTACCGTTCTACCTGACGCCCTTTTTGACGATTCCCGTTGCCCACTTAGTCAGCATGGGTTCGTTGACGGAGGCGATGGATGGGATAATTGAACAGGTCGTTACCCAGTTTCCCGGTACCATTGGCGTTCACTCCCTAGCACAGGCAGAAACCTTTAGCTTTGCCAACCGTTGTCGGTGTGTGAAAAATGGGATTGATCTGTCGTTTTATGACTTCTGTGCTGAACCCGCGCCTTGGATTGGGTGGGTGGGGAGGATTGCGCCGGAAAAGGGGTTACAAGATGCCGTAGCTGCCTCCGAGTTAACCGGAATTCCCCTCAAAATTATGGGGTTCCTGCAAGACGAACTCTACTGGCAACAGATTTTACAAGATTATCCCAACGCTCCTGTACAATACGAAGGGTTTCTCTCCACGGATGAGTTACAAAAGCGCTTACGCCAGTGTCGAGCGCTGTTGATGACGCCGCGTTGGGTGGAAGCGTTTGGCAATGTAGCCATTGAAGCCCTGGCTTGTGGTGTGCCGGTGATTGCCTACCGACGTGGTGGGCCGGCTGAAATTGTGGAAGATGGGAAAAGTGGGTTCTTAGTAGAGCCTGATTCGGTGGAACGGTTGGTTGATGCATTGGAAAAATTAGATACAATTGACCGCCATGCTTGCCGCCAAAGGGTAGAAGCGGAATATTCTAATCAAGCGATGGGCGATCGCATGGAGCAATGGTTCTCAGATATTTGCAGTAAAGTGAATAAGCTTTAG
- a CDS encoding DMT family transporter, with translation MQIKTTNIQSPLAVLLLIAPFFLWGTAMVAMKGVIPHTTPLFMAGVRLVPAGVLVLVAATMMGRPQPKSWAAWLWISLFALVDGALFQGFLAEGLVRTGAGLGSVMIDSQPLAVALLSGLLFGEVIGLWGWLGLGFGVLGISLIGLPDQWIFTLFQGGSLTLDMSLQQLFQSGEWLMLLASLSMAVGTVMIRYVTRYADPVMATGWHMIIGGLPLFGLSGIWESQQWVNIDVSGWAALAYSTLFGSAIAYGLFFYFASSGNLTSLSSLTFLTPVFALLFGNLFLSEVLSPLQWVGVSLTLVSIYLINQREVISQKLQSIFQQPAEIESQNRVVASMNPSEPILDNSDSVTLAQIPVKLQEPEAEMLSNR, from the coding sequence ATGCAGATAAAAACAACGAATATCCAATCTCCTTTAGCCGTCTTGTTGCTAATCGCTCCCTTTTTCTTGTGGGGAACGGCAATGGTCGCGATGAAAGGCGTCATCCCCCACACAACTCCTCTGTTTATGGCAGGGGTGCGTTTAGTCCCAGCCGGTGTTTTAGTATTGGTGGCGGCAACGATGATGGGGCGTCCTCAGCCGAAAAGTTGGGCGGCATGGCTGTGGATTAGCTTGTTTGCCTTGGTGGATGGGGCGCTATTTCAGGGATTTCTCGCCGAAGGATTGGTGAGAACGGGAGCAGGCTTAGGTTCTGTGATGATTGACTCTCAACCCTTAGCTGTAGCCCTGTTGTCAGGGTTACTGTTTGGTGAAGTGATTGGATTATGGGGATGGTTAGGACTGGGGTTTGGAGTTTTGGGAATTAGTCTGATTGGTTTGCCAGATCAGTGGATTTTCACCCTCTTCCAAGGTGGTTCCCTGACTTTAGATATGAGCTTACAACAGCTATTTCAGAGTGGAGAGTGGCTGATGCTGTTGGCTTCGCTGTCGATGGCGGTGGGGACGGTGATGATTCGATATGTGACGCGATATGCTGACCCTGTGATGGCAACCGGTTGGCACATGATTATCGGTGGATTACCCTTATTTGGGCTTTCTGGGATTTGGGAATCTCAACAGTGGGTGAATATTGACGTATCAGGTTGGGCGGCATTGGCTTATTCAACCCTTTTTGGGAGTGCGATCGCCTACGGTCTATTTTTCTATTTTGCCTCCAGTGGAAATCTTACGAGTTTGAGTTCCCTAACCTTTCTCACACCTGTATTTGCCCTGTTGTTTGGTAATTTGTTTTTGTCAGAAGTCCTGAGTCCCCTGCAATGGGTGGGTGTCAGTTTGACGCTAGTTAGTATCTATCTGATCAATCAGCGTGAGGTAATATCCCAGAAGTTACAGTCTATCTTCCAGCAACCGGCTGAGATTGAGAGTCAGAACCGAGTGGTTGCATCCATGAACCCAAGTGAACCTATTTTAGATAACTCTGATTCTGTGACTTTGGCACAAATTCCCGTCAAACTTCAAGAACCAGAGGCGGAAATGCTTTCCAATCGCTAG
- the sppA gene encoding signal peptide peptidase SppA — MPWPFKPNSRKQIARIEVTGAIASGTRKRVLEALKTVEERKFPALLLRIDSPGGTVGDSQEIYYALKRLREKVKIVASFGNISASGGVYIGMGAEHIVANPGTITGSIGVILRGNNLERLLEKVGVSFKVIKSGPYKDILAFDRELTEPEKHILQELIDTSYQQFVQTVAEGRNLAVEAVKKFADGRIFTGQQAVELGIVDRLGTEEDARRWAAELAGLDPEKTKCYTIEEPKPFLNRLLSGSRTQMVSGLSSGIDWLEFELSTSGQPLWLYRP; from the coding sequence ATGCCCTGGCCTTTTAAGCCCAACTCTCGTAAACAAATTGCTCGAATTGAAGTCACTGGTGCGATCGCAAGTGGCACACGCAAACGGGTACTGGAAGCCCTGAAAACAGTGGAAGAGAGGAAGTTTCCTGCCCTCTTGTTGCGGATTGATAGTCCTGGCGGTACCGTGGGCGATTCCCAAGAAATTTACTACGCACTCAAGCGACTGCGAGAAAAGGTAAAAATCGTCGCCAGCTTCGGCAATATCTCGGCGTCTGGGGGAGTATACATCGGTATGGGTGCCGAGCATATCGTAGCGAACCCCGGTACGATTACTGGAAGTATTGGGGTCATTTTGCGCGGAAACAACCTGGAACGCCTGTTAGAAAAAGTCGGAGTTTCCTTCAAAGTGATTAAGTCCGGCCCTTATAAAGATATTTTGGCGTTTGACCGGGAACTGACCGAGCCAGAAAAGCATATTCTTCAGGAATTGATTGATACCAGTTATCAGCAGTTCGTCCAAACCGTTGCAGAAGGACGAAATCTAGCTGTAGAAGCGGTGAAAAAGTTTGCGGATGGTCGCATTTTTACAGGTCAGCAAGCGGTAGAACTTGGCATCGTTGACCGCCTCGGCACAGAAGAAGATGCCCGTCGTTGGGCCGCCGAACTTGCAGGTCTTGACCCGGAAAAAACCAAGTGCTACACCATCGAAGAACCGAAACCGTTCTTGAACCGTCTGCTTTCAGGTAGTCGTACTCAGATGGTATCAGGGTTATCATCTGGGATAGATTGGTTAGAGTTTGAACTATCTACCAGCGGTCAGCCGTTGTGGTTATATCGACCTTAA
- the aroH gene encoding chorismate mutase: MEWRVRAIRGATTASANTVEAIREAVTELLDELETGNRLDPDEMISAIFTTTQDLDAIFPAAIARERPHWQNVALLDVQQMHVEGSLKRCIRFLIHVNTPVSQMEIYHPYLRGAKNLRPDWSLAQISRTVPSTVQSRR, translated from the coding sequence GTGGAGTGGCGAGTTCGGGCGATTCGTGGGGCAACAACGGCCTCGGCAAACACAGTCGAGGCAATTCGAGAAGCTGTGACAGAACTATTAGATGAACTAGAAACTGGAAATCGACTTGATCCAGATGAAATGATCAGTGCGATCTTTACAACCACACAAGATTTAGATGCTATCTTTCCCGCCGCGATCGCACGAGAGCGTCCTCACTGGCAGAATGTTGCTTTACTCGATGTTCAGCAAATGCATGTGGAAGGAAGTCTGAAGCGTTGTATTCGGTTTTTAATCCACGTCAATACCCCTGTCTCTCAAATGGAGATTTACCACCCCTATCTACGTGGAGCTAAAAATTTACGACCGGATTGGAGTTTAGCTCAAATCAGTCGAACTGTGCCTTCTACTGTTCAATCTCGCCGCTAA
- the crtR gene encoding beta-carotene hydroxylase — MSEAQKPLTVPKEFLGPPGEFNPTLIMFFTAIALVAFSTCGYWLWNWPDPCCFALNVLALHMVGTVIHDASHNAAHRNRVMNAIMGHGSALMLGFAFPVFTRVHIQHHGNVNDPQNDPDHFVSTGGPLWLIAARFFYHEIFFFKRRLWRKYELLEWFLSRLFVATIIYIACQYGFLGYILNFWFSPALVVGLALGLFFDYLPHRPFQERDRWKNARVYPSPILNLLIGGQNYHLIHHLWPSIPWYKYQGAYYAVKPLLDQKGCYQSLGLLEGKKSFWNFVYDIFLGIRVHKKYPEKKLEEVKS; from the coding sequence ATGTCGGAGGCCCAGAAGCCACTGACGGTTCCAAAGGAATTCCTGGGTCCTCCCGGTGAATTTAACCCAACGTTAATCATGTTCTTTACCGCGATCGCGTTGGTTGCCTTTTCCACCTGTGGTTACTGGCTCTGGAATTGGCCTGATCCATGCTGTTTTGCCCTAAATGTCTTGGCTTTGCACATGGTGGGAACAGTAATTCACGATGCTTCTCATAATGCAGCTCATCGCAATCGAGTGATGAACGCGATCATGGGACATGGAAGCGCCTTAATGTTAGGCTTTGCTTTCCCTGTATTTACGCGGGTTCACATTCAGCATCATGGGAATGTGAATGACCCCCAAAATGACCCCGATCATTTTGTCTCCACAGGGGGACCACTCTGGTTAATCGCTGCTCGCTTTTTTTATCACGAAATCTTTTTCTTTAAGCGTCGGTTGTGGCGTAAATATGAATTGTTAGAGTGGTTTTTAAGTCGTTTATTTGTGGCAACTATTATCTATATTGCTTGCCAATATGGATTTTTAGGTTATATTCTCAATTTTTGGTTTTCACCCGCTTTAGTGGTGGGTTTAGCCTTGGGATTATTTTTTGATTATTTGCCCCATCGACCGTTTCAGGAGCGCGATCGCTGGAAAAATGCTAGAGTCTACCCTAGCCCAATTTTGAATTTACTCATTGGTGGACAGAATTACCATTTAATTCATCATCTGTGGCCTTCTATTCCTTGGTATAAGTATCAAGGAGCCTACTATGCCGTTAAACCTCTTCTCGACCAAAAGGGTTGTTATCAATCTCTGGGATTGTTAGAAGGCAAGAAAAGTTTTTGGAACTTTGTTTACGACATTTTCTTAGGGATTCGGGTTCACAAAAAATATCCAGAGAAAAAATTGGAAGAAGTGAAATCCTAA
- a CDS encoding COP23 domain-containing protein, producing MTPQQFTRNSSLKPLLFKGVGWSASVAILLASGNALALTHNQAATTDPSQLSQHTILAQDVEEDTQSQDSAPDSEIKSSQEPRFTCKQVNGQYTVMYHPESQPNQAYPWATPGALGGGWTPELRCNEISRRLELYRPDGLVEMRNAVENNYNTVCVTTQKNSSCRIVLTVPPGQDPELTRNRVFQNLTIADTGERTDAVNTFVAGDRGSQLLNQVLNQGLSALGIDNNPSQSSGNINLRPFLDRADGGTGSRLRRSIPVRSNPRLNPDRFR from the coding sequence ATGACGCCACAACAGTTTACTCGAAATTCCAGTTTGAAGCCTTTGCTGTTTAAGGGTGTTGGTTGGTCAGCCAGTGTCGCTATTCTACTAGCGAGTGGTAATGCCTTGGCCTTAACTCATAACCAGGCAGCCACAACCGATCCATCTCAATTGTCCCAGCATACCATTTTGGCTCAGGATGTTGAGGAAGACACACAATCCCAAGATTCTGCACCCGATTCAGAGATTAAATCCTCTCAAGAGCCTCGCTTTACCTGTAAGCAGGTGAATGGTCAGTACACAGTCATGTATCATCCCGAAAGCCAACCGAATCAAGCTTATCCTTGGGCAACTCCTGGGGCTTTAGGGGGTGGCTGGACGCCAGAACTCCGTTGTAATGAGATTAGCCGACGCTTGGAATTGTATCGACCCGATGGTTTAGTGGAAATGCGGAATGCCGTTGAGAATAATTACAATACCGTCTGTGTGACCACCCAAAAGAATTCATCTTGTCGAATTGTACTCACAGTGCCTCCGGGACAAGACCCAGAATTAACCCGCAATCGTGTCTTCCAAAACTTAACCATTGCCGATACGGGTGAGCGAACGGACGCCGTGAACACGTTTGTCGCGGGGGACAGGGGTTCACAACTGCTCAATCAGGTGTTAAACCAAGGTCTATCGGCTCTAGGCATTGACAACAATCCAAGTCAATCTTCGGGTAACATCAATCTTCGACCGTTCTTAGACCGAGCCGATGGGGGTACGGGATCTAGGCTGAGAAGAAGCATCCCTGTGCGATCAAACCCTCGCTTAAATCCGGATCGGTTTCGTTGA
- a CDS encoding alpha/beta fold hydrolase, whose product MPPVKSRPCFLTPGRVNSNYPLFVFLPGMDGTGQLLRSQTKGLETAFDVRALAIPPDDLNNWDDLADLVVNLVEEELKKKTSRSVYLCGESFGGCLAIKVALSAPHLFKRIILINPATSFNQRPWLRWGAQLNRLIPEFLYGVSSLALLPLLSNLARTAPRDRRALLDAMQSVPAKIANWRISMVTEFDVQETQLRRLTQPVLVIGGAADQLLPSVQEAERLVNSLPNAQKVILPNSGHACLLETDVCLFDLMKEQNFLEASVPNQEAQSVLIPIPMAD is encoded by the coding sequence ATGCCACCAGTGAAGAGCCGTCCTTGTTTTTTGACACCAGGACGTGTCAATTCAAACTACCCCTTATTTGTGTTTCTACCCGGGATGGATGGGACCGGTCAACTCTTGCGATCGCAGACGAAAGGGTTAGAAACCGCTTTTGATGTCAGAGCACTAGCTATTCCTCCAGATGATTTGAACAACTGGGACGATCTCGCAGATCTGGTGGTGAACCTTGTGGAAGAGGAACTCAAAAAGAAAACCTCCCGTTCCGTTTATCTGTGTGGTGAGTCATTCGGAGGCTGTTTAGCTATAAAGGTTGCCTTAAGTGCGCCCCATCTTTTTAAGCGAATTATTTTAATCAACCCAGCCACCTCTTTCAATCAACGCCCTTGGTTACGCTGGGGAGCTCAATTGAATCGCTTGATACCCGAATTTTTGTATGGAGTCTCGTCACTTGCACTCTTACCCTTGTTATCCAATTTAGCCAGAACCGCGCCGCGCGATCGCCGTGCGCTGCTGGATGCCATGCAATCGGTACCCGCCAAGATTGCCAATTGGCGCATCTCCATGGTGACCGAGTTTGATGTACAAGAAACACAACTCAGACGCCTAACCCAACCCGTCCTCGTGATTGGAGGTGCCGCCGATCAGTTGTTACCCTCGGTACAGGAAGCTGAACGCCTAGTCAACAGCCTACCCAATGCTCAAAAGGTCATCCTACCCAATTCGGGGCACGCCTGTCTGCTGGAGACAGACGTTTGCCTTTTTGATTTGATGAAAGAGCAAAACTTCTTAGAAGCCTCGGTGCCTAACCAAGAAGCTCAATCTGTTTTAATTCCAATTCCGATGGCTGATTAG
- a CDS encoding lysophospholipid acyltransferase family protein, producing MSSDSPLQISRSLLAAMGTQMFVYHEDRIPEDSAVVVVSNHRGFMDAPLLMAALGHPLRIACHHYMGQVPMLREFITQMGCFPLQEPEYRQQAFFEQATGLLQQHQWVGVFPEGAQPMVHLTEPDTLGKFHRGFAHLALRAPVRDLAVLPVAIASLAETTTSAVPLRWLRLFDPSEPLFAQPGLHPMVIHRRVAVLVGHPYWITAKHRQQYQGKQAKAAVNELVTTCHDEISKLLYQTFQRERMFS from the coding sequence ATGTCTTCCGATAGTCCACTTCAAATTTCTCGATCGCTCCTAGCGGCCATGGGAACGCAGATGTTCGTCTACCACGAGGATCGCATCCCTGAGGATTCAGCCGTTGTGGTGGTAAGTAACCATCGTGGCTTCATGGACGCCCCCCTGTTGATGGCAGCCTTAGGGCATCCTCTTCGCATTGCTTGTCATCATTACATGGGGCAAGTGCCCATGTTGCGAGAATTTATCACGCAAATGGGTTGTTTTCCGCTGCAAGAACCCGAATATAGGCAGCAGGCTTTTTTTGAACAGGCAACTGGGCTACTCCAACAACATCAGTGGGTGGGAGTATTTCCAGAAGGCGCTCAACCCATGGTGCATTTGACTGAGCCTGATACCTTAGGGAAGTTTCACCGAGGCTTTGCCCACTTGGCGTTACGGGCTCCCGTCAGGGATTTAGCCGTATTGCCCGTAGCGATCGCCTCTTTGGCAGAAACCACAACCTCTGCCGTGCCACTGCGCTGGTTACGTCTGTTTGATCCATCAGAACCCCTATTTGCACAACCAGGTTTGCATCCGATGGTGATTCATCGTCGTGTGGCAGTCTTAGTTGGGCATCCCTATTGGATTACGGCAAAACATCGGCAACAGTATCAAGGCAAACAGGCTAAAGCAGCGGTTAACGAACTAGTTACTACCTGCCACGATGAAATTTCTAAATTACTTTATCAAACATTTCAACGCGAACGAATGTTTTCTTGA
- the metG gene encoding methionine--tRNA ligase — MSHIDISRNTFTITTPLYYVNDLPHIGSAYTTMAADAVARFERLRGKSVLLITGTDEHGQKIQRTAQSNGVEPQVHCDQIAAGFEELWQKLNIQYDRFSRTTASRHASIVKEFFSRVWDKGDIYLGQQKGWYCVSCEEFKEERDLLAEHRCPIHPNKEAEWRDEQNYFFALSKYQSQLEALYQERPNFIQPESRRNEVLSFVRQGLQDFSISRVNVDWGFPVPVDPNHTIYVWFDALLGYVTALLDPDQEPTLENALRKWWPINLHLIGKDILRFHAVYWPAMLMSAEIPVSEHVFGHGFLTKDGQKMGKSLGNTLNPVELVNRYGADAIRYYFLKEIEFGKDGDFNETRFIDIVNADLANDLGNLLNRTLKMVQKYCHSRVPEVKDEEEEEILVDNPLKAIGWELSERVARSYEALAFGEACREIFTLIRAGNKFIDDQAPWSLYKQGNLPAVGKVLYTVLESVRLAAYLLSPIIPSISTEIYRQLGFSIDFNEKTLIKDSATYSTHAAWGTLPAHQSLGEPKPVFARLEQA, encoded by the coding sequence ATGAGTCATATCGATATCAGTAGAAACACATTTACGATTACAACGCCTCTCTACTACGTCAACGACTTACCCCATATCGGTAGCGCCTATACAACAATGGCGGCGGATGCGGTGGCTCGGTTTGAAAGGTTGCGAGGCAAATCCGTGTTATTAATTACCGGCACGGATGAGCATGGACAAAAGATTCAGCGCACGGCTCAAAGTAATGGGGTTGAGCCTCAAGTTCACTGTGATCAGATAGCGGCTGGGTTTGAGGAGCTGTGGCAAAAGCTCAATATCCAGTACGATCGCTTTAGCCGCACCACCGCATCCCGCCATGCTTCAATCGTTAAAGAATTTTTCTCTAGGGTGTGGGACAAAGGCGACATTTATCTGGGTCAACAAAAAGGTTGGTACTGCGTCTCCTGCGAGGAATTCAAAGAAGAGCGGGATTTGTTGGCAGAACATCGATGCCCGATTCATCCGAATAAAGAAGCCGAGTGGCGAGATGAGCAAAACTACTTTTTTGCCTTATCGAAGTATCAAAGCCAGCTCGAAGCTCTTTATCAAGAGCGACCCAATTTTATTCAACCGGAAAGTCGCCGGAATGAAGTTTTAAGTTTTGTTAGGCAGGGACTTCAGGATTTCTCGATTTCGCGGGTGAATGTGGACTGGGGCTTCCCGGTGCCGGTAGACCCGAACCATACCATTTATGTATGGTTTGACGCTTTGCTCGGTTACGTCACAGCCTTGCTTGATCCGGATCAGGAACCCACGCTAGAGAATGCTTTAAGGAAGTGGTGGCCGATCAATTTGCATCTCATTGGTAAAGACATTCTGCGCTTTCATGCGGTTTACTGGCCAGCAATGTTAATGTCAGCAGAGATACCAGTATCGGAGCATGTGTTTGGACATGGCTTTCTTACAAAGGATGGTCAGAAGATGGGGAAAAGCCTTGGTAATACCCTGAACCCGGTTGAGTTAGTCAATCGGTACGGTGCAGATGCGATTCGCTACTACTTTCTCAAAGAGATTGAATTTGGGAAGGATGGGGACTTCAATGAAACCCGTTTTATCGATATCGTCAATGCTGATTTAGCGAACGATTTGGGTAACTTACTCAACCGAACGTTAAAAATGGTACAGAAGTATTGCCATTCTCGTGTACCAGAAGTTAAAGATGAAGAAGAAGAAGAAATTCTAGTTGATAATCCCCTTAAGGCCATTGGCTGGGAATTGAGTGAACGTGTTGCTCGCTCCTATGAAGCCTTAGCGTTTGGGGAAGCCTGTCGGGAGATCTTTACTCTGATTCGAGCCGGTAACAAATTCATTGATGATCAAGCGCCTTGGAGCTTATATAAGCAGGGGAACTTGCCAGCAGTGGGAAAAGTGTTGTACACCGTGTTGGAATCAGTTAGACTGGCAGCCTACCTCTTATCACCGATTATTCCTAGCATCAGTACCGAAATTTATCGGCAGCTTGGCTTTTCAATCGACTTTAACGAAAAAACTCTCATTAAAGATTCTGCAACCTATTCTACTCATGCCGCTTGGGGAACCTTACCCGCTCATCAGAGCTTAGGGGAGCCGAAGCCCGTTTTTGCACGACTGGAACAAGCGTAA
- a CDS encoding LabA-like NYN domain-containing protein, translated as MLNNFSNDPVFTPEQVLENRGRVAIFIDGSNLFYAALQLGIEIDYTKLLVRLTAGSRLLRSFFYTGVDRTNEKQQGFLLWMRRNGYRVIAKDLVQLPDGSKKANLDVEIAVDMMALVGSYDTAVLVSGDGDLAYAVDAVSYRGVRVEVVSLRSMTSDSLINVADRYIDLDNIKESIQKTPRATSTYVYRPLSGIGMDEQEE; from the coding sequence ATGTTGAATAACTTTAGTAATGATCCAGTTTTTACACCTGAACAAGTTTTAGAAAATCGCGGTCGTGTTGCCATTTTCATTGACGGATCAAATCTGTTTTATGCCGCTCTCCAACTGGGAATTGAAATTGATTACACTAAGCTTCTGGTTCGATTAACCGCCGGTTCTCGTTTGTTGCGCTCCTTTTTTTATACAGGAGTTGATCGTACCAACGAAAAACAGCAAGGCTTTTTGCTGTGGATGCGGCGTAACGGTTATCGGGTGATTGCCAAAGATTTAGTACAGCTACCCGATGGCTCTAAAAAAGCGAATTTAGATGTAGAAATTGCTGTAGATATGATGGCGCTGGTTGGTTCTTACGACACAGCCGTTCTCGTCAGTGGTGATGGGGATTTAGCTTATGCCGTAGATGCGGTTAGCTATCGGGGAGTTCGTGTTGAGGTTGTCAGTCTACGCTCCATGACCAGTGATAGCCTGATTAACGTAGCCGATCGCTACATCGATCTGGATAACATCAAAGAAAGTATCCAAAAGACACCTCGCGCCACCTCAACCTACGTTTACCGTCCTTTATCGGGTATCGGTATGGATGAGCAGGAAGAATAA